The following are encoded together in the candidate division KSB1 bacterium genome:
- a CDS encoding gliding motility-associated C-terminal domain-containing protein — MPGILVLLSSALELWGQAAGSHLTFGDHRRFKTPAGDTAQLLRSGNGVVAVQVRATTDTLPTGHIVHAGLFNIGTAQDQPLLFDFPAPPQTSHLNLWLDGALYSNDPLVTGLPNLPLAQAPLLLPDGTIQCEYRVGQFALTQRLRPEQFSDTTGAIFMQYLLTNYDTQAHQAGLLLELDTKINQNDATPFLTSAGYSRAEKVFAGAAVPDFYLAFEFGPDSSGLVAQGTLARAHATRPDFLAIGDWINLSQVQWDYTPDTLNFKDSALLLRWDPVPLAPGETRSLATYYGLGDVQRAPGVLSLNLNMPARLTCVNDSLAPNPFSVSLLVSNRGFSTAQQVVAELELPPGLLLAPGEFARKSLTPDSLAPQASGTVAWSVRALPVAADVNLRVRAMVTARGAPENAVETTLALPYCRVAGFEMVISPRRRALQAGSRAEFQVLVQPLGSFNQPVALSLWPALPGVSAHFEQPVVSPGSLTTLVLQTAASLLAGTYDFIITGRAGNLAVSDTISLEVAGVLLDHDPPFTTGHNPGRGAVNVLPEGALTVEIHDTGAGVDSATIVLAVNDRRVTPVISGSPPNYLVRYQPQTAWHYNEEVTVSVRAADLASPPNLMPEERYRFSIVRDEQPPFVSDRQPAAGAQEVAANTAISFHLRDEASGVAGESLALWVNGAAVVPALSGGPRDYLVQYQPAVAFAPGENVTVRITAHDRALPPNHLVEEFSFRVRPAVYDLMVTVLRPLGDLRPNAGARVVGEIRNRRDAIAEPFRLELRRDGELVQDTLITAMAGGATLSKTFAVNFRQTGSQRLLLRVDADDQIAEEAEDNNSQELVVELLPAEPAPAFSVRPNPFTPNHDGYNDAVKFSYAGLALAQPGLRVFDTAGRTVLSVDRLPANEFLWDGRDDHGRPLPPGVYLYSLQNHGRNVKNGYVVLAR; from the coding sequence GCATGCCGGCCTGTTCAATATCGGCACTGCGCAGGATCAGCCGTTGCTGTTCGATTTCCCCGCGCCGCCGCAAACCTCCCATCTCAACCTCTGGCTGGATGGCGCGCTCTACAGCAATGATCCGCTGGTCACCGGCCTGCCCAATCTTCCCCTGGCACAAGCACCCCTCCTGCTGCCAGATGGCACGATTCAATGCGAATACCGTGTTGGCCAGTTTGCCCTCACCCAGCGCCTGCGGCCGGAACAATTCAGCGACACCACCGGTGCGATCTTCATGCAATACCTGCTCACCAATTACGACACGCAGGCACATCAGGCCGGTCTGCTGCTCGAGCTCGACACCAAAATCAACCAGAATGACGCCACGCCTTTTCTCACCAGCGCCGGCTACAGTCGCGCGGAAAAAGTCTTTGCCGGTGCCGCGGTGCCCGATTTCTATCTGGCGTTCGAATTCGGCCCGGATTCCAGCGGGCTGGTGGCGCAGGGCACGCTCGCGCGCGCGCATGCCACCCGCCCCGATTTCCTGGCCATCGGTGACTGGATCAACCTCAGCCAGGTGCAGTGGGATTACACCCCCGACACGCTGAATTTCAAAGACAGCGCTTTGTTGTTGCGCTGGGATCCGGTGCCCCTGGCGCCGGGTGAAACCCGCTCCCTCGCCACCTATTACGGCCTCGGTGATGTCCAGCGCGCACCCGGCGTTCTCTCCCTGAATCTCAACATGCCCGCGCGCCTCACATGCGTCAACGATTCCCTGGCGCCCAATCCCTTCAGCGTAAGCCTGCTGGTCAGCAATCGCGGTTTCTCCACCGCTCAACAGGTCGTGGCGGAGCTGGAGCTGCCCCCTGGCTTGTTGCTCGCGCCCGGCGAGTTCGCCCGCAAGAGCCTCACCCCCGACAGTCTGGCGCCGCAGGCGAGCGGCACCGTGGCGTGGTCGGTGAGGGCCCTGCCGGTGGCGGCCGACGTGAATTTGCGCGTGCGGGCAATGGTCACGGCACGGGGTGCCCCGGAGAACGCCGTGGAAACCACCCTTGCCCTTCCCTACTGCCGCGTGGCGGGCTTTGAAATGGTGATCTCACCGCGGCGGCGCGCGCTTCAGGCCGGCAGCCGTGCGGAATTTCAAGTGCTGGTGCAGCCGCTCGGCAGTTTTAATCAACCGGTGGCGCTGTCTTTATGGCCGGCCCTGCCGGGCGTGAGCGCACACTTCGAGCAGCCGGTGGTTTCACCGGGAAGTTTGACGACCCTGGTGTTGCAAACCGCGGCGAGCCTGCTGGCCGGCACCTATGATTTCATCATCACCGGCCGCGCCGGCAATCTCGCGGTGAGTGATACGATTTCCCTGGAGGTTGCCGGAGTGTTGCTGGATCACGACCCTCCTTTCACCACCGGCCACAATCCCGGCCGCGGGGCGGTGAATGTGCTGCCCGAGGGCGCCCTCACCGTGGAGATTCACGACACCGGCGCGGGAGTGGACAGCGCCACGATTGTGCTGGCGGTGAATGATCGCCGCGTCACGCCGGTGATCTCCGGCAGCCCGCCAAACTACCTGGTGCGCTATCAGCCGCAAACGGCATGGCATTACAACGAGGAAGTCACGGTGAGCGTGCGTGCCGCAGATTTGGCCTCGCCACCCAACCTCATGCCGGAGGAGCGCTATCGCTTCAGCATCGTGCGCGATGAGCAGCCGCCGTTTGTCAGCGACCGCCAGCCCGCCGCCGGTGCGCAGGAGGTGGCGGCCAACACCGCCATTTCTTTTCATCTGCGTGATGAGGCCAGCGGGGTCGCCGGCGAAAGCCTTGCGCTGTGGGTGAACGGCGCGGCGGTGGTGCCCGCGCTCAGCGGCGGCCCGCGCGATTATCTCGTGCAGTATCAACCCGCGGTGGCGTTTGCACCCGGCGAAAACGTGACCGTCAGAATCACGGCGCACGATCGCGCCCTGCCGCCCAATCACCTGGTGGAGGAATTCAGTTTCCGCGTGCGGCCTGCGGTTTATGATTTGATGGTGACCGTATTGCGGCCGCTCGGCGATTTGCGACCCAACGCCGGCGCCCGGGTGGTGGGTGAAATTCGCAATCGCCGGGACGCCATTGCCGAACCTTTCCGCCTCGAGCTGCGCCGCGATGGCGAACTGGTGCAGGATACTTTGATCACCGCGATGGCCGGCGGCGCCACGCTCAGCAAAACCTTTGCGGTGAATTTCCGGCAAACCGGCAGTCAACGCCTGCTGCTGCGCGTCGATGCCGATGATCAAATCGCCGAGGAAGCCGAGGACAACAACAGTCAGGAGCTGGTGGTGGAGCTGTTGCCGGCGGAACCGGCGCCGGCATTTTCGGTGCGGCCCAACCCCTTCACCCCCAACCACGACGGTTACAATGATGCGGTGAAATTTTCCTATGCCGGCCTGGCGCTGGCACAGCCGGGGCTGCGCGTGTTCGATACCGCGGGCCGAACCGTGCTGTCCGTCGATCGTTTGCCGGCGAATGAATTCCTCTGGGATGGCCGCGATGATCACGGCCGGCCACTGCCGCCCGGGGTTTATCTCTATTCTTTGCAGAATCACGGCCGCAATGTCAAGAACGGCTATGTCGTGCTGGCGCGCTGA
- a CDS encoding OmpA family protein, whose product MRNHLHKHWPLLAGLLLLAQTATAQLADPRNPSTLQDSRIVFANPAATALLAGQAYLGLQLIYPGAIADNAFALKASHLAVTWPGLGGTAFGAGLHLRHFSAPLFSENRLGLLAACALHEKLALGGDLAVRWQAYDRGKFDLVDADDPVFRRTGGPLIFDPGLGLLARVHETVLLGASVYHFNRPNLARAGERYLLPAQAALGATFDHRFGRFDLGIAYHRQQWQPAFGAEVFAKRLGRLRLGYGAENAVFEGELLLPPAAALLYSFHLPTSDLGLLSSGSHELGVKLAVPWLNPPAAEPEAPFYLQAFPPSRVVLPDDTPLYNLNLVRRENFTKPVQLEVRELPPPLRPRLSQSTVRGIETVILALEAPGKLQPGDYPFIITARAPGHVHHLPVHLRVNNMPRLVPEIFATIDSVEIIELRNVLEELPLIPRLFFPQSQSRLPENRYDLLSPQQHVFVMANVTEINAAYRNLLNIMAARLAQNRTAVITLTGYSSGPPYEADWRSLALGRARAVKNYLVDSLQVLPEQVVIAPPQRPARSHALPSLPRQEEWQRVEISAPPPFEQQILGPLLVTKKEVEAQPPRCAFVTKYSVAEAGLAAWQITLMNDQQDTVEVLAGNAEMPDTVFWEWQHALVQQHPKAATAVEAIPLPRGSDNAGWPQSGFFTLTLRDALGQTATSPQRRLAIRHRTRLANEVGIERIPIFLFGFAEHQFSSHSRQLRKKLRLIAAKLEADPEATCLLKGHTDAIGDQLNNRWLSIRRAKTVFDMLASFGISPERMTYIGLGEEEPLADNRLPEGRMMNRRVEVHIRHSPNWRNTAARFGFD is encoded by the coding sequence ATGCGAAACCACCTCCACAAGCACTGGCCACTCCTGGCCGGCCTGCTGTTGCTTGCCCAGACCGCCACTGCCCAGCTTGCTGATCCACGCAATCCCTCGACCCTGCAAGACAGCCGCATAGTTTTCGCCAATCCCGCCGCCACCGCGCTGCTGGCCGGGCAGGCCTATCTCGGCTTGCAGCTCATCTACCCCGGCGCGATTGCAGACAACGCCTTTGCTCTGAAAGCCTCCCACCTGGCCGTCACCTGGCCCGGGCTGGGCGGCACCGCATTTGGCGCGGGTTTGCATCTGCGCCACTTCAGCGCGCCCCTGTTCAGCGAGAATCGTCTGGGCTTGCTCGCCGCCTGTGCCCTCCACGAGAAACTGGCGCTCGGCGGCGATCTGGCCGTGCGCTGGCAGGCATACGATCGCGGAAAATTCGACTTGGTGGATGCTGATGATCCGGTTTTTCGCCGCACCGGCGGGCCATTGATTTTCGATCCCGGTCTTGGTCTGCTCGCGCGCGTGCACGAGACCGTCCTGCTCGGCGCTTCGGTTTATCACTTCAACCGGCCCAATCTCGCGCGCGCCGGGGAACGATACCTCCTGCCGGCGCAGGCAGCACTGGGCGCCACCTTCGATCATCGCTTTGGCCGCTTCGATTTGGGCATCGCCTATCACCGGCAGCAATGGCAACCCGCGTTTGGCGCTGAAGTTTTTGCTAAGCGCCTGGGCCGCCTGCGGCTGGGCTACGGCGCGGAGAATGCGGTGTTCGAAGGCGAACTGCTTCTGCCGCCCGCCGCGGCCCTGCTCTACAGCTTTCACCTGCCCACCAGCGATCTCGGCCTGCTCAGCTCCGGCTCGCATGAGCTGGGCGTGAAGCTGGCGGTGCCGTGGCTCAATCCGCCGGCCGCCGAGCCGGAGGCGCCTTTCTATTTGCAGGCTTTTCCGCCTTCCCGGGTGGTCCTGCCCGATGACACCCCCCTGTACAATCTCAATCTCGTGCGCCGGGAAAATTTCACCAAACCGGTGCAGCTCGAGGTGCGCGAATTGCCGCCGCCTTTGCGGCCGCGCCTCTCGCAAAGCACGGTGCGCGGCATCGAGACCGTGATTCTCGCGCTCGAAGCGCCGGGGAAATTGCAACCCGGCGATTACCCCTTCATCATCACGGCGCGGGCGCCCGGCCATGTGCATCACCTGCCCGTGCATCTGCGCGTGAACAACATGCCCCGGCTGGTGCCGGAAATTTTTGCCACGATCGACAGCGTGGAAATCATCGAGCTGCGCAATGTTCTGGAGGAATTGCCGCTCATTCCGCGCCTGTTCTTCCCGCAGTCGCAAAGCCGGCTGCCGGAGAATCGTTATGACCTGCTCAGCCCGCAGCAGCACGTGTTCGTCATGGCCAACGTCACCGAGATCAATGCCGCCTATCGCAACCTGCTGAACATCATGGCGGCGCGCCTGGCGCAGAATCGCACGGCGGTGATCACCCTCACCGGCTACAGCTCGGGGCCGCCTTATGAGGCGGACTGGCGCAGCCTCGCGCTTGGCCGCGCCCGGGCGGTGAAGAATTATCTGGTCGACAGTCTGCAGGTGCTGCCGGAGCAGGTGGTGATTGCCCCGCCCCAACGGCCGGCGCGCAGCCATGCGCTGCCCAGTCTGCCGCGCCAGGAAGAATGGCAGCGCGTCGAGATTAGCGCGCCGCCGCCGTTCGAGCAGCAAATCCTGGGGCCGTTGCTGGTCACCAAAAAAGAAGTCGAGGCGCAGCCGCCACGGTGTGCTTTCGTCACCAAATACTCCGTTGCCGAAGCCGGTCTGGCAGCCTGGCAAATCACCCTGATGAATGATCAACAGGACACGGTGGAGGTGCTCGCAGGCAACGCAGAAATGCCGGACACGGTGTTTTGGGAATGGCAGCATGCCCTGGTGCAGCAACACCCCAAAGCCGCCACCGCCGTCGAGGCGATCCCCCTGCCGCGCGGCAGCGACAACGCAGGGTGGCCGCAGTCCGGCTTTTTCACCCTAACGCTGCGCGATGCGCTCGGCCAGACCGCCACTTCGCCGCAGCGCCGCCTCGCCATTCGCCATCGCACCCGGTTGGCCAATGAAGTCGGCATCGAGCGCATTCCAATTTTTCTGTTCGGCTTTGCCGAACATCAATTCAGCAGCCATTCCCGCCAGTTGCGCAAAAAGCTGCGGCTGATTGCCGCCAAGCTGGAGGCGGATCCGGAAGCGACCTGTCTGCTCAAGGGCCACACCGATGCCATCGGCGACCAGCTCAACAATCGCTGGCTCTCGATCCGCCGCGCCAAAACCGTGTTTGACATGCTGGCCTCCTTCGGCATCAGCCCCGAGCGCATGACCTACATCGGTTTGGGCGAAGAAGAACCACTGGCAGACAACCGCCTGCCGGAGGGCCGCATGATGAACCGCCGCGTCGAGGTTCACATTCGCCACTCGCCCAACTGGCGCAACACCGCTGCCCGTTTCGGGTTCGACTGA
- the htpG gene encoding molecular chaperone HtpG, whose product MAADQARKIQEFEYKAEMKQLLHLIVHSLYTHPEIFLRELISNASDALNKIRFRLLTDRNVLDPDADLKITVTLDAKEHTFAITDTGIGMTREDLIDKIGTVASSGTLEFLQKVQQENRTLDGNLIGRFGVGFYSVFMVAEEVTIETRHADPDSKGWRWRSGGEGTFTIEEIDKPNRGTHISFKLREQAKEFSEEYTVRRIINKYSNFVDFPIYLGKEKVNTVAALWHKPKEQVREEELIEFYKFISNDYNPPLGHLHLAVEGAVTFNALVFIPETAPPLWFRDPHERSLHLYSNKVFIQDDCKELLPDYLRFVKGVVDTADLPLNVSRELTQSSPAMAKIRDILTKKILAFLADWAKQEKPKFDRFYRNFGPFFKTGVNTDYANRDKIIELLRYESTRLERGELTGLRDYVSRMKPEQKAIYYLSGESREAVEKNPKLEYFRKHAIEVLLLTDPVDLFVLPALHEYDKKPLLSIDKADLELAGDQAGEQEALSGDLAKSLLTVFRETLGDKVEDVVASKRLVNSPVTLVAGKNGLDSQMEKMMKLMDQNYTAAKRILEVNLSHPLIKNLSRRNLSSPTDPILRKSILQLYEGALLLEGTMPSPADFVNRMNELLEEATK is encoded by the coding sequence ATGGCTGCTGATCAAGCCCGCAAAATTCAGGAGTTCGAGTACAAGGCGGAGATGAAGCAATTGCTCCATCTGATCGTGCACTCGCTGTACACGCACCCTGAAATCTTTCTGCGCGAGTTGATCTCCAACGCTTCGGATGCGCTCAACAAGATCCGGTTCCGCCTGCTCACCGACCGCAATGTGCTGGACCCCGATGCCGATCTGAAAATCACCGTCACGCTGGATGCCAAAGAACACACTTTTGCCATCACCGACACCGGCATCGGCATGACACGCGAAGACCTGATCGACAAAATCGGGACGGTGGCCAGCTCCGGCACGCTGGAGTTCCTGCAGAAAGTGCAGCAGGAAAATCGCACGCTCGACGGCAATCTGATTGGCCGGTTTGGCGTCGGTTTCTATTCGGTGTTCATGGTGGCCGAGGAGGTGACGATCGAAACCCGCCATGCGGATCCCGATTCGAAGGGCTGGCGCTGGCGTTCCGGCGGCGAGGGCACCTTCACCATCGAGGAAATCGACAAGCCGAACCGCGGCACCCACATCTCCTTCAAGCTGCGCGAGCAGGCGAAGGAATTCAGCGAGGAATACACGGTCAGGCGCATCATCAACAAATACTCCAATTTTGTCGACTTCCCCATTTACCTCGGCAAGGAAAAGGTCAACACGGTCGCCGCGCTCTGGCACAAGCCCAAGGAACAGGTGCGCGAGGAGGAGTTGATCGAGTTTTACAAGTTCATCAGCAACGACTACAATCCGCCGCTCGGCCATCTGCATCTGGCGGTTGAAGGCGCAGTGACATTCAACGCGCTGGTCTTCATCCCCGAAACCGCACCGCCGCTGTGGTTTCGCGATCCCCACGAACGCTCCCTGCACCTCTATTCCAACAAAGTTTTCATTCAGGATGACTGCAAAGAGCTGCTGCCGGACTATTTGCGCTTTGTGAAGGGTGTGGTCGACACGGCCGACCTGCCGCTCAACGTCTCGCGCGAGCTCACGCAAAGCAGCCCGGCGATGGCGAAAATCCGCGACATCCTCACCAAAAAAATTCTGGCCTTCCTCGCGGACTGGGCGAAACAGGAGAAGCCGAAATTCGACAGGTTCTATCGCAATTTTGGCCCGTTCTTCAAGACCGGCGTCAACACCGACTACGCCAATCGCGACAAGATCATCGAGCTGCTGCGCTATGAATCGACCCGGCTGGAGCGCGGCGAGCTGACCGGTCTGCGCGATTATGTCAGCCGCATGAAACCCGAACAAAAGGCGATCTACTATCTCTCCGGCGAGAGCCGCGAGGCGGTCGAAAAAAATCCCAAGCTCGAATATTTCCGCAAGCACGCGATCGAAGTGCTGTTGCTCACCGACCCGGTGGATCTGTTTGTGCTGCCTGCGCTCCATGAATATGACAAGAAGCCCCTGCTTTCCATCGACAAGGCGGACCTGGAACTCGCCGGCGATCAGGCCGGCGAACAGGAAGCGTTGAGCGGTGATCTGGCGAAATCACTGCTCACGGTTTTCCGTGAAACGCTGGGGGACAAGGTGGAGGACGTGGTGGCGTCGAAGCGGCTGGTCAACTCGCCGGTGACGCTGGTGGCGGGCAAAAACGGCCTGGACAGCCAGATGGAAAAGATGATGAAGCTGATGGACCAGAACTACACTGCTGCCAAACGCATCCTGGAAGTCAACCTGTCCCATCCGCTCATCAAGAATCTTTCGCGGCGCAATCTCAGCAGCCCGACCGATCCGATCCTGCGCAAGAGCATCCTGCAGTTGTATGAAGGCGCCTTGCTGCTGGAGGGCACCATGCCCTCGCCGGCTGACTTCGTGAATCGCATGAACGAGTTGCTGGAAGAAGCCACGAAATGA